One Lolium rigidum isolate FL_2022 unplaced genomic scaffold, APGP_CSIRO_Lrig_0.1 contig_1705_1, whole genome shotgun sequence DNA segment encodes these proteins:
- the LOC124680451 gene encoding anthocyanidin 5,3-O-glucosyltransferase-like, whose protein sequence is MPAPKTFVLYPSLGVGHLNPMVELAKHLLRHAHTVVIAVVDPPDSDAVSADAVARLAAANPSIAFRLLPVPPSPDHAAHPVKRSLDTLRLANPVLRDLLRSLPAPGADALLLDMFCVDALDVAAELDVPAYFFFASAAGALAVLLDLPHSYPELPSSFKDMGEALVRSPGMLPIRAVDMPLMVQDKESVTTKVRLHQFRRIPEGRGVLVNSFDWLEPTALRALADGVCVPGRPTPRVYCIGPLVDGGGEERRHECLAWLDAQPRQSVVFLCFGSKGAFSAAQLKEIASGLESSGHRFLWAVRSPPEEQSEFPEPDLERLLPAGFLERTRNRGMVLGSWVPQAEVVRHEAVGAFVTHCGWNSTLEAIMSGLPLICWPLYAEQALNKVFMVEEMKIAVALEGYEKGMVEAEELEAKLRLVMETEEGRKLRDMLVVARKMALDAIGESGSSEAAFVEFLRDLENSTMESPVDRSGRVTNEL, encoded by the coding sequence ATGCCGGCGCCCAAGACGTTCGTGCTCTACCCGTCGCTGGGCGTGGGCCACCTGAATCCCATGGTGGAGCTGGCCAAGCACCTGCTCCGCCACGCCCACaccgtcgtcatcgccgtcgtcgacccGCCCGACAGCGACGCCGTCTCGGCCGACGCGGTGGCGCGCCTCGCCGCGGCCAACCCTTCCATCGCATTCCGTCTCCTGCCCGTCCCGCCCAGCCCTGACCACGCCGCGCACCCGGTCAAGCGCAGCCTCGACACGCTCCGCCTCGCCAACCCCGTCCTCCGCGACCTCCTCCGCTCCCTGCCCGCCCCCGGCGCCGACGCCCTCCTGCTCGACATGTTCTGCGTCGACGCGCTCGACGTCGCCGCCGAGCTCGACGTCCCGGCATACTTCTTCTTCGCCTCCGCGGCCGGCGCGCTCGCCGTCCTCCTGGACCTCCCGCACAGCTACCCCGAGCTGCCGTCGTCGTTCAAGGACATGGGCGAGGCGCTGGTGCGCAGCCCCGGCATGCTGCCGATCCGCGCGGTGGACATGCCGCTCATGGTGCAGGACAAGGAGAGCGTGACGACCAAGGTCCGGCTGCACCAGTTCCGGCGGATCCCCGAGGGGAGGGGCGTGCTCGTGAACAGCTTCGACTGGCTGGAGCCCACCGCGCTGAGAGCGCTCGCGGACGGCGTCTGCGTGCCCGGCCGGCCCACGCCCAGGGTTTACTGCATCGGGCCGCTGGTGGATGGAGGCGGCGAGGAGCGGCGGCACGAGTGCCTCGCGTGGCTGGACGCGCAGCCGCGGCAGAGCGTCGTGTTCCTCTGCTTCGGCAGCAAGGGCGCGTTCTCGGCGGCGCAGCTGAAGGAGATCGCTAGTGGACTGGAGAGCTCCGGGCACAGGTTCCTGTGGGCGGTGAGGAGTCCGCCGGAGGAGCAGAGCGAGTTCCCCGAGCCGGACCTTGAGCGGCTGCTTCCGGCGGGGTTCTTGGAGAGGACGAGGAACAGGGGCATGGTGCTCGGCAGCTGGGTGCCGCAGGCGGAGGTGGTGCGGCACGAGGCGGTCGGCGCCTTCGTGacgcactgcgggtggaactcaACGCTAGAGGCGATCATGTCTGGGCTGCCGTTGATATGCTGGCCGCTCTACGCAGAGCAGGCGttgaacaaggtgttcatggtGGAGGAGATGAAGATCGCCGTGGCGCTGGAGGGATACGAGAAAGGAATGGTGGAGGCTGAGGAGCTCGAGGCGAAGCTGAGGCTGGTCATGGAGACGGAGGAAGGGAGGAAGCTTAGGGATATGCTGGTGGTGGCGAGGAAGATGGCGTTGGACGCGATCGGCGAAAGCGGGTCCTCTGAAGCGGCATTTGTCGAGTTTCTGAGGGATTTGGAGAATAGCACCATGGAGAGCCCAGTTGATCGATCAGGCCGTGTGACTAATGAACTTTGA
- the LOC124680458 gene encoding anthocyanidin 5,3-O-glucosyltransferase-like, translating to MVELAKHLLRHGHSVVIAVVDPPDSDAVSADAVARLAAANPSIAFRLLPVPPSPDPAAHPVKRSLDTLRLSNPVLRDFLRSLPAPGADALLLDMFCVDALDVAAELHVPAYFFFASAAGALAVLLDLPYSYPRLPSSFKDMGDTLVRSPGMLPIRAVDMPLMVQDKESVTTKVRLYQFRWIPEGRGVLVNSFNWLEPTALKALADGVCVPGRPTPGVYCIGPLVDGGSKKGGEERRHECLAWLDAQPRQSVVFLCFGSKGAFSAAQLKEIARGLESSGHRFLWAVRSPPEEQSEFPEPDLERLLPAGFLERTGNRGMVLGSWVPQAEVVRHEAVGAFVTHCGWNSTLEAIMSGLPMVCWPLYAEQALNKVFMVEMKIAVALEGYEKGMVKAAELEAKVRLVMETEEGTKLRDMLLVAKKMALDAIGESGSSEAAFAEFMRDLENSTIENPIDRSGRVTNEL from the coding sequence ATGGTGGAGCTGGCCAAGCACCTGCTCCGCCACGGCCACagcgtcgtcatcgccgtcgtcgacccGCCCGACAGCGACGCCGTCTCGGCCGACGCGGTGGCGCGCCTCGCCGCGGCCAACCCTTCCATCGCCTTCCGTCTCCTGCCCGTCCCGCCCAGCCCTGACCCCGCCGCGCACCCGGTCAAGCGCAGCCTCGACACGCTCCGCCTCTCCAACCCCGTCCTCCGCGACTTCCTCCGCTCCCTGCCCGCCCCCGGCGCCGACGCGCTCCTCCTCGACATGTTCTGCGTCGACGCGCTCGACGTCGCCGCCGAGCTCCACGTGCCGGCCTACTTCTTCTTCGCCTCCGCGGCCGGCGCGCTCGCCGTCCTCCTAGACCTCCCGTACAGCTACCCGAGGCTGCCGTCGTCGTTCAAGGACATGGGCGACACGCTCGTGCGCAGCCCCGGCATGCTGCCGATCCGCGCGGTGGACATGCCGCTCATGGTGCAGGACAAGGAGAGCGTGACGACCAAGGTCCGGCTGTACCAGTTCAGGTGGATCCCCGAGGGGAGGGGCGTGCTGGTGAACAGCTTCAACTGGCTGGAGCCCACGGCGCTGAAAGCTCTCGCGGACGGCGTCTGCGTGCCCGGCCGGCCGACGCCCGGGGTCTACTGCATCGGGCCGCTGGTGGACGGAGGCAGCAAGAAGGGCGGCGAGGAGCGGCGGCACGAGTGCCTCGCGTGGCTGGACGCGCAGCCGCGGCAGAGCGTCGTGTTCCTCTGCTTCGGCAGCAAGGGCGCGTTCTCGGCGGCGCAGCTCAAGGAGATCGCTCGTGGGCTGGAGAGCTCCGGCCACAGGTTCTTGTGGGCAGTGAGGAGTCCGCCGGAGGAGCAGAGCGAGTTCCCTGAGCCGGACCTTGAGCGGCTGCTTCCGGCGGGGTTCTTGGAGAGGACGGGAAATAGGGGCATGGTGCTCGGTAGCTGGGTGCCGCAGGCCGAGGTGGTGCGGCACGAGGCGGTCGGCGCCTTCGTGacgcactgcgggtggaactccaCGCTGGAAGCGATCATGTCTGGGCTGCCGATGGTTTGCTGGCCGCTCTACGCTGAGCAGGCGttgaacaaggtgttcatggtGGAGATGAAGATCGCCGTGGCGTTGGAGGGATACGAGAAAGGAATGGTGAaggcggcggagctggaggcgaagGTGAGGCTGGTGATGGAGACGGAGGAAGGGACGAAGCTTAGGGATATGCTGTTGGTGGCGAAGAAGATGGCGTTGGACGCGATCGGCGAAAGCGGGTCTTCTGAAGCGGCATTTGCCGAGTTCATGAGGGATTTGGAGAACAGCACCATAGAGAACCCAATTGATCGATCAGGCCGTGTGACTAATGAACTTTGA